The following coding sequences are from one Eriocheir sinensis breed Jianghai 21 chromosome 13, ASM2467909v1, whole genome shotgun sequence window:
- the LOC126998111 gene encoding neurotrimin-like, giving the protein MTRLLQLLLRLLLMWRGVKGAALPVFPSFLPPLTSTLVGPAEDLTTYPDPDTIFTQQNNTELRSQVGTTAVLHCIAHNVGENTVSWIRRRDYHLLTVGSQAYSSDDRFQVRYVKQENDWQLHIRYVQVRDDGVYECQVSSHPPVSLFSTLRVLEATSEILGGPEKYMTVGSSLRLVCVLRDNTQPPSYVFWYHDEQMINYHSTREVRVENNGGLSVLFLSNVRPADSGNYTCAPSNARHSHINIHVLKGGETPAAIHSGASSVPCPVLVLALLLWLGSGLLTASSSSSSSCTSTVVARGLGLAVT; this is encoded by the exons TGTTCCCGAGCTTCCTGCCGCCGCTGACCTCGACCTTAGTGGGCCCCGCGGAGGACCTCACCACCTACCCCGACCCCGACACGATCTTCACGCAACAGAACAACACGGAGTTACGGTCGCAGGTCGGCACCACGGCGGTCCTTCACTGCATCGCGCACAACGTCGGGGAAAACACG GTGTCATGGATCAGGCGCCGTGACTACCACCTGCTGACGGTCGGTTCGCAGGCCTACAGCAGCGACGACAGGTTCCAGGTCCGCTACGTCAAGCAGGAAAAC gACTGGCAGCTACACATCCGCTACGTCCAGGTGCGCGATGACGGCGTATACGAGTGCCAGGTGTCGTCCCACCCGCCCGTCAGCCTCTTCTCCACGCTGAGGGTGCTGG aGGCGACGTCGGAGATTCTTGGAGGCCCCGAGAAGTACATGACGGTGGGCAGCTCCTTGAGGCTCGTGTGCGTGCTTCGGGACAACACCCAGCCGCCCAGCTACGTCTTCTGGTACCATGACGAGCAGATGATCAACTACCATTCCACCAGAGAG GTGAGAGTGGAGAACAATGGGGGTCTGAGCGTCCTCTTTCTGAGCAACGTGCGGCCAGCTGACTCCGGGAACTACACGTGCGCCCCCTCCAACGCACGCCACTCCCATATCAACATACACGTGCTGAAAG GAGGCGAGACCCCGGCCGCCATCCACTCCGGGGCCTCCTCAGTGCCGTGCCCCGTCCTCGTCCTGGCGCTGCTGCTGTGGCTGGGCTCAGGACTCCTCacggcctcctcatcctcctcatcctcctgtacCTCG ACCGTGGTAGCCCGTGGTCTGGGTCTGGCCGTGACCTAA